One window from the genome of Pieris rapae chromosome 8, ilPieRapa1.1, whole genome shotgun sequence encodes:
- the LOC110999505 gene encoding peroxisomal membrane protein 11C, which produces MEIVDEFCDLLQSHANRDKVVALTSYLLKLWGSTSNRQELLTASTHLAATRATLRLFDDAAALKVLYTYGLGKHEGPWWGALGVTNSVITLTFLQAEKLQWLMDTGVLKVNDDVAYKIRTAHKVIWCLNVFVGFIRSIRTVHLSAQQLKEKTTKCAPARFTQASLTSTKYFLDIIHLVNWLPKGWLWGSSIKTTHAAAVATASGVLGLIMHYHGKRLLPK; this is translated from the exons ATGGAGATTGTGGACGAGTTTTGTGATTTGTTGCAGTCACATGCTAATCGAGATAAG GTAGTAGCCCTAACAAGCTACCTCCTCAAGTTATGGGGCTCCACTTCGAATCGTCAGGAATTATTGACTGCCAGCACACACCTTGCTGCTACTAGAGCGACCTTGCGGCTTTTTGACGATGCAGCCGCTCTAAAAGTTCTTTACACATATGGACTAGGGAAACAC GAGGGTCCATGGTGGGGTGCTTTAGGCGTCACCAACAGCGTGATCACACTCACTTTCCTCCAGGCTGAGAAACTGCAATGGCTCATGGACACGGGTGTGCTAAAAGTCAATGACGACGTCGCCTACAAGATTCGGACTGCGCACAAGGTGATCTGGTGTTTGAACGTGTTTGTAGGTTTTATACG atCAATTCGCACCGTTCATCTCTCAGCACAGcaattaaaggaaaaaaccactAAATGCGCACCAGCTCGCTTCACGCAAGCATCCCTTACCAGCACAAAGTATTTCCTGGACATCATACACCTGGTCAACTGGCTTCCCAAGGGCTGGCTCTGGGGCAGCTCTATAAAGACCACGCATGCTGCTGCAGTAGCTACTGCATCAGGGGTTCTGGGTTTGATTATGCATTATCATGGGAAACGGTTACTTCCAAAGTAA